TAGGTTTTGAGGCGGAATTCTCAGACTCGTCTCCTGGGTACGCTTCAATGCTTTAGCCATGTATTATACGTTCGCTTCTACCTCGATCTTCACTTCGGCGTTGACTGCCTGTCCCAGATGTACTTCAACGGTGAAGGCGCCGGTCATTTTGATCGGCTCGCTGATCTTCACCTGTTTTCTGTCGATGGCCAGGCCGACCACGGTCTTTATCTCTTCCGCGATCTCTTTATGGGTTACGGAGCCGAAGAGCTTTCCGTCGAGGCCGACTTTCTTCTTTATATGGAGAGTGACCTCCTCGAGGCGCGCCTTGATCTCTGCGGCGGTCTTGAGCTCCTTCGCTTTCCTGTTGGCGACGGTCTTCACCATATGCTCAAGCTTCGCCACATTTCCTTCCACGGCGGGCAGGGCAAGTCCTTTGGGGATAAGGAAATTCCTTCCGTATCCGTCCTTGACCTCCACGACTTCACCTCTTTTTCCGGTACCTTTAAGATCTTCTACAAGTATAACCTTCATGTTCGTTCCTCGCTATTTCGAAA
The genomic region above belongs to Syntrophorhabdaceae bacterium and contains:
- the rplI gene encoding 50S ribosomal protein L9; protein product: MKVILVEDLKGTGKRGEVVEVKDGYGRNFLIPKGLALPAVEGNVAKLEHMVKTVANRKAKELKTAAEIKARLEEVTLHIKKKVGLDGKLFGSVTHKEIAEEIKTVVGLAIDRKQVKISEPIKMTGAFTVEVHLGQAVNAEVKIEVEANV